ACGAGCATGGCGACCCTGATCGCGCTGCGCGAGGGCATCGGCCATCCGGCGTTCGGCGTGGCCGTCACCTTGTGCTTCATCGTGATGATCGATGCAAACAGCCTGCGCCAGCACGTCGGCCGCCAGGCGGCCGCCATCAACCGCCTGGCCGCGGACACGGCCGGCCACAAGACGCTGCGCGAGCGGATGGGGCATACGCTGGTCGAGATCGGTGGCGGCATCGTCACCGGCATCCTGATGGGCAACCTGGTGTATCACCTGTTTGCCAAGTAAATAAATCGGATCGCCGCCTTCGCGCACTGGTGTCCGGAATCATTTCCAACCCGCGCAATTGATTTTCATGGATAGGTAAAAGCCGTCGTTCCCGCGAAGGCGCGAACAGCCCACCGGGCTGTTCCCCATGCAGAAGTGCCGAAGTCAGTCCGTTTAAGAGACTACCGTATCTTTGACGTACAAAATTCTATGGCTCAGCATGGAGGGAATAGTGCCGGGGGCACTATTCCCGCTTTCGCGGGAATGACGTCACTTTTTTCGAAATCTTATTCCGGACGCCAGTGCGCCTGCGCGCGAACGACGGCGTTCGAGTCGGTCGTCGGTCCGCGCAGGCGGGAGCCCCGGTTTGGTCACCGTCACCGTCCACCCGGACGTCCATCTGTCCGTTTTGTCGTGCAATTCATACTCGGCCAAACGCATTTCATCCCGCCTATCTGCAGTTCATCCCATCAAAACCGCGCTTTGCCGAACCGTCAATTGACGGTAAAGACGGCCTCACTGATACTGCCCGCTGGCCTTTTGTCGTCTTATTTTTATACAGGTAACGAGTCCATCTCGGGGGAACCAAGAAATGTTGCGCAAAACTATAATCTTCCTTGCTATTGCCTCCGCACTCAGTGCATGCGGCAAACACGACAGGGACCCGGCCAAGCCCGACGCCGCTACCGCGCAGGCGGACGGCAAGCAGAAGGATGGCAAGGCCGTCCAGCTGCTGGTGGCGCCCGAGGATGTGTTGACCGTGCAGAGCAGCGCGCTCGCGAACGGCCCCGTGATCACGGGCTCGATCCAACCGGAACGCAAGGCCGACTTGCGCGCGGAAGTGTCCGCCGTCGTGCTGCAAGTGCTCAAAGAAAACGGCGATGCGGTCAAGAAAGGCGACGTGCTCGTCAAGCTCGACGAGACGTCCATCCGCGACAGCCTGATGTCGGCCCAGGAAGCGCTGCGCGCGTCCACCCAGGCGTTCGACCAGTCGCAGCGCGCCCTCGAGCGCATGAAGACGCTGCGCCAGTCCGGCATGACCTCGGCCCAGGCCCTGGACGATGCGGAAGTGCGCCGCAACAATGCCCAGAGCGACGTCTCGGCCGCGCGCGCGCGCCTCGTCGCCGCCCAGCAGCAGGTGACCCGCACCGTCGTGCGCGCGCCGTTCGACGGCATCGTATCGGACCGCAAGGTGTCGCCGGGCGACACGGCCGCCGTCGGCAAGGAATTGCTGAAGGTGATCGATCCGACGAGCATGCGCTTCGAAGGCCGGGTATCGGCCGACAAGATCGCCGCCGTCAAGGTCGGTCAGCCCGTCATGTTCCGCGTGAACGGTTATGGCGAGCAAAAGTTCGCCGGCGTCGTGAAGCGCATCGACCCGAGCGCGAACGACGTCACCCGCCAGGTCGAGGTGCTCGTCGGCTTTGCGAACGAAGCCCGTCCGCGCGTGGCCGGCCTGTATGCGGAAGGCCATATCGACGCCGAGCTGACCGACGCGCTGATGCTGCCGGAGTCGGCCCTCGTGCGCGACGGCGACAAGACGTATGCCTGGAAGGTCAAGGGCAATTCACTGGCCAAGGCCGATCTGGCGATAGGCCCGCGCGACCCGCGCACCGGCGGCTTCGAGGTCAAGGGCGGACTGGCCGCGGGCGACACCGTGCTGCGTCATCCGAGCTCCAGCCTGAAGGACGGCCAGAAGGTCGAGCTGACCGCCGCCGCCAGGATGGCCAGCGCCGCCAGCAATCCGGCACCGGCCAAATAAACCGGGGAATCCGTCATGTTCCTTTCCAATTTCAGTGTCAAGAAGCCCATCGCCACGCTCGTGCTGGTCATCGGCATGATGTGCATGGGCCTGCTCGCGCTCAGTAAGCTGCGTGTGAACCAGAACCCGGACGTCGAAATCCCGATCATCGTGGTCACGATTCCGTACCCGGGCGCGTCGCCGGAGACGAGCGAGCGCGAGCTGCTCGACCGGCTCGAAAAG
This genomic stretch from Massilia putida harbors:
- a CDS encoding efflux RND transporter periplasmic adaptor subunit, giving the protein MLRKTIIFLAIASALSACGKHDRDPAKPDAATAQADGKQKDGKAVQLLVAPEDVLTVQSSALANGPVITGSIQPERKADLRAEVSAVVLQVLKENGDAVKKGDVLVKLDETSIRDSLMSAQEALRASTQAFDQSQRALERMKTLRQSGMTSAQALDDAEVRRNNAQSDVSAARARLVAAQQQVTRTVVRAPFDGIVSDRKVSPGDTAAVGKELLKVIDPTSMRFEGRVSADKIAAVKVGQPVMFRVNGYGEQKFAGVVKRIDPSANDVTRQVEVLVGFANEARPRVAGLYAEGHIDAELTDALMLPESALVRDGDKTYAWKVKGNSLAKADLAIGPRDPRTGGFEVKGGLAAGDTVLRHPSSSLKDGQKVELTAAARMASAASNPAPAK
- a CDS encoding divergent PAP2 family protein is translated as MDFSYLVTPVLTWLVVGPIKFLINSARQGRWAFNLVGNGGFPSNHSATVTSMATLIALREGIGHPAFGVAVTLCFIVMIDANSLRQHVGRQAAAINRLAADTAGHKTLRERMGHTLVEIGGGIVTGILMGNLVYHLFAK